A region from the Aeromicrobium choanae genome encodes:
- a CDS encoding condensation domain-containing protein has protein sequence MRLTHVAHLRLPFGPLLSHELVVSEPGPQLPVSFDQARHVGFGDRTGSWMALAMRLGAPVPRDDLAAAWCAVVQAHGTLRSVFVPGTDGSPTLHEVTVEAGRWTEHEVLPGQSMNDALRDVLDEGCRPYQRPSHRFCVIETADGPSLIMAADHAHVDMWSLLVMARDLLAVLDQIREGRTAELPEVPPFAEHTVELARLTPAPEEIHHRWDEVIEAGGGAMPRFPLPLGDPTPQPERVVIRDVLDLGELAAFSARAADQRVSTLALAVSAMTATTLELAGTPLRTVFPVHSRHEDRWHDSVGWFITNSVLESADEDPRACSAAVKEAIRLGSWPLADLMKPWGGMPEQPGMFAVSWLDLRRLPVRIDTAGLDAQYVGAAIRTHGVMLWFIIDDSGVHLRCRYPDTRESRRNVGAWLDDLVARMRGLATGSASTEG, from the coding sequence ATGCGTCTCACGCACGTCGCGCACCTGCGCCTTCCGTTCGGCCCGCTGCTCAGCCACGAGCTCGTCGTGTCCGAGCCCGGACCGCAGCTGCCCGTCTCGTTCGACCAGGCGCGCCACGTCGGCTTCGGCGACCGCACCGGGTCGTGGATGGCGCTGGCCATGCGGCTGGGCGCTCCGGTGCCGCGCGACGACCTGGCGGCCGCGTGGTGTGCCGTGGTGCAGGCGCACGGGACGCTGCGCTCGGTGTTCGTGCCGGGGACCGACGGCTCCCCCACCCTGCACGAGGTGACGGTGGAGGCCGGACGATGGACCGAGCACGAGGTGCTTCCGGGTCAGTCCATGAACGATGCGCTGCGCGATGTGCTGGACGAGGGCTGCCGCCCCTACCAGCGGCCCTCCCACCGGTTCTGCGTCATCGAGACGGCGGACGGGCCGAGTCTCATCATGGCGGCCGACCACGCCCACGTGGACATGTGGTCACTGCTCGTCATGGCGCGCGACCTGCTGGCGGTCCTCGACCAGATCCGCGAGGGGCGGACGGCGGAGCTGCCGGAGGTGCCCCCGTTCGCCGAGCACACGGTCGAGCTCGCGCGGCTCACGCCCGCGCCGGAGGAGATCCACCACCGCTGGGACGAGGTCATCGAGGCGGGCGGCGGGGCGATGCCGCGATTCCCCCTCCCTCTCGGCGACCCCACGCCCCAGCCCGAGCGCGTGGTGATCCGCGACGTGCTCGACCTCGGCGAGCTGGCGGCGTTCTCCGCGCGGGCCGCCGATCAGCGCGTCTCCACGCTCGCCCTCGCCGTCTCCGCGATGACGGCGACGACGCTCGAGCTCGCGGGCACGCCGCTGCGGACGGTCTTCCCCGTGCACAGCCGCCACGAGGACCGGTGGCACGACTCGGTCGGCTGGTTCATCACGAACTCCGTGCTCGAGTCCGCCGACGAGGACCCGCGGGCGTGCTCCGCTGCCGTGAAGGAGGCGATCCGGCTGGGCTCGTGGCCGTTGGCCGACCTGATGAAGCCCTGGGGCGGGATGCCCGAGCAGCCGGGCATGTTCGCCGTCTCGTGGCTCGACCTGCGTCGCCTCCCCGTGCGGATCGACACGGCCGGGCTCGACGCGCAGTACGTCGGCGCGGCCATTCGCACGCATGGCGTGATGCTCTGGTTCATCATCGACGACTCCGGCGTGCACCTGCGCTGCCGCTACCCCGACACCCGCGAGTCGCGGAGGAATGTCGGCGCCTGGCTCGACGACCTGGTGGCGCGGATGCGCGGTCTGGCGACGGGTTCGGCCTCCACCGAGGGCTGA
- a CDS encoding alpha/beta fold hydrolase: MHRFSVPDAELAWAFSDESGHAVVQLHGLTSSRSRDRVLDLDLGRGLSDTRLLRYDARGHGHSSGRGVPEDYRWSTLADDLLRLLDFWFPDEPVHGVGPSMGAGTLLHAAVRDPGRFDGLTLLLPPTAWETRAARADDYREMADAIEAQGVEPFLELDRSAPKPPATVGHPDTVPHVRPELLPSVLRGASLSDLPAPEEIARIDVPTTVLAWVEDPAHPLSTAEALVDLMPHATLQVAHTPDDVRRWPGVLADDIAHRTR, encoded by the coding sequence GTGCACAGGTTCTCCGTGCCGGATGCCGAGCTCGCCTGGGCGTTCAGCGATGAGTCCGGGCACGCCGTCGTGCAGCTCCACGGCCTGACGTCGAGCCGGTCGCGCGACCGCGTGCTCGACCTCGACCTGGGGCGCGGCCTGTCCGACACCCGCCTGCTGCGCTACGACGCCCGCGGGCACGGTCACTCGTCCGGCAGGGGAGTGCCCGAGGACTACCGGTGGTCGACGCTGGCCGACGACCTGCTGCGGCTGCTGGACTTCTGGTTCCCCGACGAGCCGGTGCACGGGGTCGGGCCCTCCATGGGTGCTGGCACGCTGCTGCACGCCGCCGTGCGCGATCCCGGCCGCTTCGACGGCCTCACGCTGCTGCTGCCGCCCACGGCCTGGGAGACCCGCGCGGCGCGCGCCGACGACTACCGGGAGATGGCCGATGCCATCGAGGCGCAGGGCGTCGAGCCGTTCCTCGAGCTGGACCGCTCGGCCCCGAAGCCGCCCGCGACGGTGGGGCACCCCGACACCGTGCCCCACGTCCGCCCCGAGCTGCTGCCGTCCGTCCTGCGCGGTGCGTCGCTGAGCGACCTCCCGGCCCCTGAGGAGATCGCCCGCATCGACGTTCCCACCACCGTGCTGGCGTGGGTGGAGGACCCCGCACACCCGCTGTCCACCGCCGAGGCGCTGGTGGACCTCATGCCGCACGCCACGCTCCAGGTGGCGCACACGCCCGACGACGTGCGGCGTTGGCCCGGCGTCCTCGCCGACGACATCGCCCACCGCACCCGCTGA
- the qcrB gene encoding cytochrome bc1 complex cytochrome b subunit, which yields MSQSTFTRIEDSPSGKKLSGPVGWFDDRLGLAAAGKKNLRKVFPEHWSFMLGEIALWSFVVLLLTGVFLTFWFVPSMGEVEYTGSYAPLYGIEMSQAYASTLDISFDIRGGLLMRQIHHWAAALFVAAMMAHMLRVFFTGAYRKPREINWLIGVGLLSLGMVEGFAGYSLPDDLLSGTGLRFVDGLIRSIPLVGSYLEFFIFGGEFPGEIIIPRLYMAHILLIPALLLGLIGAHMLLLVYHKHTQWPGAGRTNDNVVGYPMLPVYMAKAGGFFFIVFGFTALMGALIQINPVWAYGPYNPSEVTAGSQPDWYMGLSEGLVRLMPPLETTWFNRTWTWSVFLPGVGGLGILFTSLAVWPFIERWITGDTREHHLLERPRNAPVRTALGVAAMTAYACGWIAGGNDIIALKFGLDIFAITWVLRFGIFIFPVIAFIVTKRICISLQRKDNETLTHGWETGVIDRAPDGGYSERHAPLPDRAAYALTASRERLPELEEVHKHDAYGVRNPHYRKQSLRQKLRNFYYDGSVDKPTRHDMEHAAEHLAGGGEHPVELGDDFQGVSETGVPRVH from the coding sequence ATGAGCCAGAGCACGTTCACCCGGATCGAGGACTCCCCGTCCGGCAAGAAGCTGTCAGGCCCGGTCGGCTGGTTCGACGACCGCCTCGGCCTCGCCGCGGCAGGCAAGAAGAACCTGCGCAAGGTCTTCCCCGAGCACTGGTCCTTCATGCTCGGCGAGATCGCCCTGTGGAGCTTCGTCGTCCTGCTGCTGACGGGCGTCTTCCTGACGTTCTGGTTCGTCCCGAGCATGGGCGAGGTCGAGTACACCGGCTCCTACGCGCCGCTGTACGGCATCGAGATGTCGCAGGCCTACGCCTCGACGCTCGACATCTCGTTCGACATCCGCGGCGGCCTGCTCATGCGCCAGATCCACCACTGGGCGGCTGCGCTGTTCGTGGCGGCGATGATGGCCCACATGCTGCGCGTGTTCTTCACGGGCGCGTACCGCAAGCCGCGTGAGATCAACTGGCTCATCGGCGTCGGTCTGCTGAGCCTCGGCATGGTCGAGGGCTTCGCGGGCTACTCGCTGCCCGACGACCTGCTGTCCGGCACGGGCCTTCGCTTCGTCGACGGCTTGATCCGCTCGATCCCGCTGGTCGGCTCCTACCTGGAGTTCTTCATCTTCGGCGGCGAGTTCCCCGGCGAGATCATCATCCCCCGCCTGTACATGGCGCACATCCTGCTGATCCCGGCGCTGCTGCTCGGCCTGATCGGCGCGCACATGCTGCTGCTCGTCTACCACAAGCACACGCAGTGGCCCGGCGCCGGACGCACCAACGACAACGTCGTGGGCTACCCGATGCTCCCGGTGTACATGGCCAAGGCCGGCGGATTCTTCTTCATCGTCTTCGGCTTCACCGCGCTCATGGGCGCCCTGATCCAGATCAACCCGGTCTGGGCCTACGGTCCGTACAACCCGTCCGAGGTCACCGCCGGCTCGCAGCCCGACTGGTACATGGGCCTGTCCGAGGGCCTCGTGCGCCTCATGCCGCCGCTGGAGACCACGTGGTTCAACCGCACGTGGACCTGGAGCGTCTTCCTGCCCGGTGTGGGCGGTCTGGGCATCCTGTTCACGTCGCTGGCCGTGTGGCCGTTCATCGAGCGCTGGATCACCGGCGACACCCGTGAGCACCACCTGCTCGAGCGTCCGCGCAACGCGCCGGTCCGCACGGCGCTGGGTGTCGCGGCGATGACCGCCTACGCCTGCGGCTGGATCGCCGGCGGCAACGACATCATCGCGCTGAAGTTCGGCCTGGACATCTTCGCGATCACGTGGGTGCTGCGCTTCGGCATCTTCATCTTCCCGGTCATCGCGTTCATCGTGACCAAGCGCATCTGCATCTCGCTGCAGCGCAAGGACAACGAGACGCTGACCCACGGTTGGGAGACGGGCGTCATCGACCGCGCCCCCGACGGTGGGTACTCCGAGCGTCACGCGCCGCTGCCCGACCGCGCCGCGTATGCGCTCACGGCGTCGCGCGAGCGTCTGCCGGAGCTGGAGGAAGTGCACAAGCACGACGCCTACGGGGTGCGCAACCCGCACTACCGCAAGCAGTCGCTGCGCCAGAAGCTGCGCAACTTCTACTACGACGGATCGGTCGACAAGCCGACCCGCCACGACATGGAGCACGCGGCCGAGCACCTGGCCGGCGGCGGCGAGCACCCGGTGGAGCTCGGCGACGACTTCCAGGGCGTCTCCGAGACCGGCGTCCCGCGCGTCCACTGA
- the qcrA gene encoding cytochrome bc1 complex Rieske iron-sulfur subunit translates to MTTEIERTGDPIADPGLAPHQYRPQDVDGNQERRTERQIAGMFGVATLLLIGFCVAYFTIDSDVRVFAFGDPNSGDAFGGWSAQNFTFGTTLGGALLLIGIGIIQWAKKLMGDHEMVEMRHPARSSDEDRSAVMADINAGVQESGIGRRPLIRNSLLGAVGAMGLPAIVMLRDLGPLPHSQDETVWKKGMRVVNDVSGAPIKPADLEVGQLVNAEPAIFFETDDEGHPVIHGHDLLAAKAKAAVIVVRMRPEDITPKKGRENWGVEGILCYSKICTHVGCPISLWEQQTHHLLCPCHQSTFDLADNGKVIFGPAYRPLPQLPLAVDGEGYLVAVSDFPEIVAPSYPELARDQEKLNEKFGGEA, encoded by the coding sequence ATGACGACGGAAATCGAACGCACCGGCGACCCGATCGCCGACCCGGGGCTCGCACCCCACCAGTACCGCCCGCAGGACGTCGACGGAAACCAGGAGCGCCGCACCGAGCGCCAGATCGCCGGCATGTTCGGCGTGGCCACGCTCCTGCTGATCGGCTTCTGCGTCGCCTACTTCACGATCGACTCCGACGTGCGCGTCTTCGCCTTCGGTGATCCGAACAGCGGCGACGCCTTCGGTGGCTGGTCGGCGCAGAACTTCACGTTCGGCACCACGCTGGGCGGCGCCCTGCTGCTGATCGGCATCGGCATCATCCAGTGGGCCAAGAAGCTCATGGGCGACCACGAGATGGTCGAGATGCGCCACCCCGCGCGCTCGAGCGACGAGGACCGCTCCGCGGTCATGGCCGACATCAACGCGGGCGTCCAGGAGAGCGGCATCGGCCGTCGTCCCCTGATCCGCAACAGCCTGCTCGGCGCCGTCGGCGCCATGGGCCTGCCGGCCATCGTGATGCTGCGCGACCTCGGTCCGCTCCCCCACAGCCAGGACGAGACGGTCTGGAAGAAGGGCATGCGCGTCGTCAACGACGTCTCGGGTGCGCCGATCAAGCCGGCCGACCTCGAGGTCGGCCAGCTCGTCAACGCCGAGCCCGCGATCTTCTTCGAGACCGACGACGAGGGTCACCCCGTCATCCACGGTCACGACCTGCTGGCCGCCAAGGCCAAGGCCGCCGTCATCGTGGTGCGCATGCGCCCCGAGGACATCACGCCGAAGAAGGGCCGTGAGAACTGGGGCGTCGAGGGCATCCTGTGCTACTCCAAGATCTGCACCCACGTCGGCTGCCCGATCAGCCTGTGGGAACAGCAGACCCACCACCTGCTCTGCCCGTGCCACCAGTCGACGTTCGACCTGGCCGACAACGGCAAGGTGATCTTCGGTCCCGCCTACCGTCCGCTGCCGCAGCTGCCGCTCGCGGTCGATGGTGAGGGCTACCTGGTCGCCGTCAGCGACTTCCCCGAGATCGTGGCGCCCAGCTACCCCGAGCTCGCTCGCGACCAGGAAAAGCTCAACGAGAAGTTCGGTGGTGAGGCATGA
- the qcrC gene encoding cytochrome bc1 complex diheme cytochrome c subunit gives MRKLSTRRRHPMALLALLALALLLTGAAYATVAPEPATAESASSVSQVEAGRQLFVVGCASCHGLNAEGITTSGTDDAKGNYGPSLIGVGAAAVGFQMETGRMPMAQTAPQAPRKHIEYTQDEIDQIATYVASLAPGPARPSAEDLDWQSVDKQGISEGGEFFRTNCTACHNSVGAGGALPSGRYAPTLQGVDAIHIYEAMLTGPQQMPVFSEDVLTPEDKRNIIAYVKTIQQQGNAGGIGGGGLGPVVDGMFAWIIGIGGLTVFAVWIGMHGTRSKKR, from the coding sequence GTGCGGAAACTGTCGACACGCCGCCGGCATCCCATGGCGCTCCTGGCGCTGCTGGCCCTGGCGCTCTTGCTGACCGGCGCGGCGTACGCGACGGTCGCGCCGGAACCGGCCACCGCCGAGTCCGCCTCGTCGGTCTCGCAGGTCGAGGCCGGCCGGCAGCTCTTCGTCGTGGGCTGCGCCAGCTGCCACGGCCTCAACGCCGAGGGCATCACCACCTCTGGCACCGATGACGCCAAGGGCAACTACGGCCCCTCGCTGATCGGCGTCGGCGCCGCCGCCGTCGGCTTCCAGATGGAGACCGGCCGCATGCCCATGGCGCAGACCGCGCCCCAGGCCCCGCGCAAGCACATCGAGTACACGCAGGACGAGATCGACCAGATCGCGACCTACGTCGCGTCGCTGGCCCCCGGCCCGGCGCGTCCCTCCGCGGAGGACCTCGACTGGCAGAGCGTCGACAAGCAGGGGATCTCCGAGGGTGGAGAGTTCTTCCGCACCAACTGCACGGCGTGCCACAACTCGGTCGGCGCCGGTGGCGCCCTGCCGAGCGGCCGCTACGCCCCGACGCTCCAGGGCGTCGACGCGATCCACATCTACGAGGCCATGCTGACCGGCCCGCAGCAGATGCCCGTCTTCTCCGAGGACGTGCTCACCCCCGAGGACAAGCGCAACATCATCGCCTACGTCAAGACCATCCAGCAGCAGGGCAACGCCGGCGGCATCGGCGGCGGCGGCCTCGGCCCCGTGGTCGACGGCATGTTCGCGTGGATCATCGGCATCGGCGGCCTCACGGTCTTCGCGGTGTGGATCGGCATGCACGGAACGAGGTCGAAGAAGCGATGA
- the ctaE gene encoding aa3-type cytochrome oxidase subunit III, with translation MLAHDGIVHNDHVATTSAIPASRLHGVEGRPSYVTVGTIVWLSSELMFFATLFAAYFTVRSVAPELWAQETELLNIPFATVNTTILVLSSVTCQLGVYAAAKGNAAGMRKWFIISFIMGAVFIGGQATEYAELVHEGLTIQSSAYGSLFYLATGFHGLHVIGGLLAFLLVIGRTYAARKFTHEQAVSAIVVSYYWHFVDVVWVALFAAIYIIR, from the coding sequence GTGCTCGCTCACGATGGCATCGTACATAATGATCACGTGGCAACTACTTCTGCGATCCCCGCGTCCCGGCTCCATGGCGTCGAGGGCCGCCCGTCCTACGTGACGGTCGGCACCATCGTGTGGCTGTCGAGCGAGCTGATGTTCTTCGCGACGCTGTTCGCGGCCTACTTCACGGTGCGCAGTGTCGCCCCCGAGCTGTGGGCCCAGGAGACCGAGCTCCTCAACATCCCGTTCGCCACGGTCAACACCACGATCCTGGTGCTCTCGTCCGTCACCTGCCAGCTCGGCGTCTACGCCGCGGCCAAGGGCAACGCGGCCGGCATGCGCAAGTGGTTCATCATCAGCTTCATCATGGGAGCGGTCTTCATCGGCGGCCAGGCCACCGAGTACGCCGAGCTGGTCCACGAGGGCCTGACGATCCAGAGCTCGGCCTACGGCTCCCTCTTCTACCTCGCCACCGGCTTCCACGGCCTTCACGTCATCGGCGGCCTGCTGGCCTTCCTGCTGGTGATCGGCCGCACCTACGCCGCCCGCAAGTTCACCCACGAGCAGGCCGTCTCGGCCATCGTCGTGTCGTACTACTGGCACTTCGTCGACGTCGTCTGGGTGGCCCTGTTCGCGGCCATCTACATCATCCGCTGA
- the trpD gene encoding anthranilate phosphoribosyltransferase gives MALTWPHVLTELIAARDLDTATTEWAMGEILSGDATGAQIAGFAVALRAKGETAAELQGLVDAMYAKATTLDLDDRVVDIVGTGGDMAKTVNISSMAAVTTAGAGIGVVKHGNRAASSQSGTADVFEKLGVRLDVPAEHVLDVYREAGITFCFAPVFHASMRFAGPTRRELGIPTFFNFLGPLTNPARPAASAIGCADPRMAPLMADVLARRGSSAFVFRGDDGLDEITVTTTTRFWLPGPDGIEEQVLDPAELGFDHAPADALRGGEPSYNADVFRRVLDGEPGPVRDAVVLNAGAAIAAHENADGALVERLRAGVARATQSIDSGAARAALGRWVEATSRHVA, from the coding sequence GTGGCCCTCACCTGGCCCCACGTCCTGACCGAGCTGATCGCCGCGCGCGATCTCGACACGGCCACCACCGAGTGGGCGATGGGCGAGATCCTCTCCGGTGACGCCACCGGTGCCCAGATCGCGGGGTTCGCGGTCGCGCTGCGCGCCAAGGGCGAGACGGCTGCCGAGCTGCAGGGGCTCGTCGACGCGATGTACGCCAAGGCCACCACGCTCGACCTCGACGACCGGGTCGTCGACATCGTGGGCACCGGGGGCGACATGGCCAAGACCGTGAACATCTCCTCCATGGCGGCCGTCACCACGGCGGGCGCGGGCATCGGCGTGGTCAAGCACGGCAACCGTGCGGCCTCCAGCCAGTCGGGCACGGCCGACGTCTTCGAGAAGCTCGGCGTGCGCCTCGACGTCCCGGCCGAGCACGTTCTCGACGTCTACCGCGAGGCCGGCATCACCTTCTGCTTCGCGCCGGTCTTCCACGCCTCGATGCGCTTCGCCGGGCCCACGCGGCGCGAGCTCGGCATCCCCACGTTCTTCAACTTCCTCGGCCCGCTGACCAACCCGGCGCGCCCGGCGGCCTCGGCGATCGGCTGTGCCGACCCGCGGATGGCGCCGCTCATGGCCGACGTGCTGGCCCGCCGCGGCAGCAGTGCGTTCGTGTTCCGCGGCGACGACGGCCTCGACGAGATCACGGTCACCACGACGACGCGGTTCTGGCTGCCCGGTCCCGACGGCATCGAGGAGCAGGTCCTCGACCCGGCCGAGCTCGGCTTCGACCACGCGCCCGCCGATGCGCTGCGCGGCGGCGAGCCCTCGTACAACGCCGACGTCTTCCGCCGCGTGCTCGACGGCGAGCCCGGCCCCGTGCGCGATGCGGTGGTGCTCAACGCCGGCGCGGCGATCGCCGCGCACGAGAACGCCGACGGCGCCCTGGTCGAGCGACTGCGGGCGGGCGTCGCCCGCGCCACGCAGTCCATCGACTCCGGAGCCGCCCGCGCCGCGCTCGGTCGCTGGGTCGAGGCGACCTCGCGCCACGTGGCCTGA
- a CDS encoding GOLPH3/VPS74 family protein produces the protein MTVAGDLTLIATDPATGKFRLSAANPGAVYAGAHLIDLLEAGRLSTRGEGRRLRVVVDDRSPTGRPDLDHALSRLTKDKPLPVSSVISRLGHEGRKRAYAALEQEHRVRSRTEKVLLFDVTRYDVLDTDGRDELVRAVRAVLLEEAAPDGRTGPVVSLLAAVNQLGLVVDRPDRKRAKARAKTVSAEDWASEAVRRAVAGAEAAVMAAIMGAAVAGSAGGSS, from the coding sequence ATGACCGTTGCCGGGGACCTGACGCTGATCGCGACCGATCCCGCGACCGGGAAGTTCCGGCTGAGCGCCGCGAACCCCGGTGCGGTCTACGCCGGAGCGCACCTGATCGACCTGCTCGAGGCCGGACGGCTGTCGACGCGGGGCGAGGGACGCAGGCTGCGGGTGGTGGTCGACGACCGGTCCCCGACGGGACGCCCGGATCTCGACCATGCACTCTCGCGCCTGACCAAGGACAAGCCCCTCCCGGTGTCCTCGGTCATCTCACGGCTCGGCCACGAGGGGCGCAAGCGCGCCTACGCGGCGCTCGAGCAGGAGCACCGCGTGCGCTCGCGCACCGAGAAGGTGCTGCTGTTCGACGTCACCCGGTACGACGTGCTCGACACCGACGGCCGCGATGAGCTCGTCCGAGCGGTGCGAGCGGTCCTGCTGGAGGAGGCCGCTCCCGACGGAAGGACCGGGCCGGTGGTGTCGCTGCTGGCCGCCGTGAACCAGCTGGGGCTGGTCGTCGACCGGCCCGACCGCAAGAGGGCCAAGGCGCGGGCGAAGACGGTGTCCGCCGAGGACTGGGCGAGCGAGGCGGTGCGCCGCGCCGTGGCCGGGGCCGAGGCGGCCGTGATGGCCGCGATCATGGGCGCGGCGGTCGCCGGCTCGGCCGGCGGCAGCAGCTGA
- a CDS encoding Lrp/AsnC family transcriptional regulator, translating into MITAIVFVQAEVSSIPETGAAIADIPGISEVYSVTGDHDLIAMVRVRTHEEIASVVADRLNKVPGVLSTQTQIAFRTFSRHDLEDAFSIGLD; encoded by the coding sequence GTGATCACCGCCATCGTCTTCGTCCAGGCCGAGGTCTCCTCCATCCCCGAGACCGGCGCCGCGATCGCCGACATCCCGGGGATCAGCGAGGTCTACTCCGTCACCGGCGACCACGACCTCATCGCCATGGTGCGCGTGCGCACCCACGAGGAGATCGCGTCGGTCGTGGCCGACCGGCTCAACAAGGTGCCCGGGGTGCTGTCCACCCAGACGCAGATCGCCTTCCGCACCTTCAGCCGCCACGACCTCGAGGACGCGTTCAGCATCGGGCTGGACTGA